A stretch of the Bdellovibrio sp. 22V genome encodes the following:
- a CDS encoding DUF4041 domain-containing protein, which yields MLVLGLTALLSYTAFLFFKKKRELSSVRNENSLLREQNSTIFSTAEKLTSEKKVLEEKLSQLSRYQEIQDVESHIEELRTKAETEIFELRQREDSRIKNEQHALFLLSTKAKEEADSIVTSAKESTKQVQLRNNQILADANNNAKLIIERANQEARKIASDALDAKDKAESYERTAIAMKNIIEGYGDRFLIPTFSLIDGLAEDYSHTDAGNELKRAREMTRAMIKNDTAATCEYVETNRKETAINFVLDAFNGKVDTILSTVKKDNYGTLQQRIHDAFQTVNFNGRAFRDAKITDLYLTARLEELKWACTVQALKDRDKEEQRRIREQIREEEKAARDYEKAIKEAQKEEETLSKAMDKARQDLESASEKQRIKYEEKLRELELKLKETEEKNQRALSMAQQTKTGHVYIISNVGSFGEEVIKIGLTRRLDPQDRIDELGDASVPFDFDVHAMILNEDAPALEKELHRRFSSHQVNRVNPRKEFFKVKIAELRKVIEEMGISVHWTMTAEAKEYRESLAISQREPKKAA from the coding sequence ATGTTAGTCTTGGGCTTAACTGCTCTGTTATCATATACTGCCTTTCTATTCTTCAAAAAAAAACGAGAACTATCTTCTGTAAGAAACGAAAACAGCCTCCTCAGAGAGCAAAACTCAACAATATTTTCAACTGCAGAAAAACTGACGTCCGAAAAGAAGGTCCTTGAGGAAAAACTCTCGCAACTTTCTCGTTATCAAGAAATTCAGGATGTAGAAAGTCATATCGAAGAACTTAGAACAAAAGCTGAAACAGAAATTTTTGAACTTAGACAACGGGAAGATTCTCGAATCAAAAACGAACAACATGCTCTTTTTCTTCTATCTACAAAAGCTAAAGAAGAAGCTGATTCTATTGTTACTTCGGCAAAGGAATCTACCAAGCAGGTTCAGCTTCGCAACAATCAAATTCTCGCTGACGCAAATAACAATGCAAAGCTGATAATTGAAAGAGCAAATCAGGAAGCTAGAAAAATTGCTTCTGATGCATTGGATGCAAAAGATAAGGCTGAATCTTATGAGCGAACAGCCATTGCCATGAAAAACATTATCGAAGGCTATGGGGACCGATTCTTGATCCCTACATTTAGCTTAATAGATGGCCTTGCTGAAGACTATTCCCATACAGACGCTGGAAATGAACTGAAACGTGCAAGAGAAATGACTCGAGCAATGATTAAAAATGACACAGCCGCGACATGCGAATATGTGGAAACAAATCGCAAAGAAACGGCTATTAATTTCGTTTTAGACGCTTTTAATGGAAAAGTAGACACAATTCTCTCAACCGTTAAAAAGGATAACTACGGAACTCTACAACAACGCATCCACGACGCATTTCAAACCGTCAATTTTAATGGAAGAGCGTTTCGAGATGCCAAAATAACGGACCTATATCTTACCGCTCGCCTTGAAGAGCTTAAATGGGCGTGCACGGTTCAGGCACTAAAAGATAGAGACAAAGAAGAACAGAGAAGAATTCGAGAGCAAATACGCGAAGAAGAAAAAGCTGCTCGCGACTACGAAAAAGCCATCAAAGAAGCTCAGAAAGAAGAAGAGACACTCTCCAAAGCAATGGATAAAGCTCGACAGGATCTCGAATCAGCGAGCGAAAAACAACGAATTAAATATGAGGAAAAACTGCGCGAGTTAGAACTTAAATTAAAAGAAACGGAAGAAAAGAATCAGAGAGCACTCTCAATGGCGCAGCAAACTAAAACGGGTCACGTTTATATAATTTCTAACGTTGGTTCATTCGGCGAAGAAGTCATAAAGATAGGCTTAACTCGAAGATTAGACCCCCAAGACAGAATTGATGAACTTGGAGATGCAAGTGTTCCTTTTGATTTCGACGTACATGCGATGATTCTGAATGAAGATGCTCCGGCTCTCGAAAAAGAGTTGCATCGACGCTTCTCTTCACATCAAGTCAACCGCGTAAATCCACGCAAAGAATTTTTTAAAGTGAAGATTGCTGAATTAAGAAAAGTTATTGAAGAAATGGGGATAAGTGTTCATTGGACCATGACCGCCGAAGCGAAAGAGTATCGAGAAAGCTTAGCAATTTCCCAAAGAGAACCGAAAAAAGCTGCATAA
- a CDS encoding PH domain-containing protein: MAFKLRENEEVKMSASFHWSDYLVAGFWAAICTPGFLMTVIEKSERAPSPMLFALIAYSPIIYKFIKNKSRKYLITNQRLYIETGILTKTATDVPLNKINDIAFSQNFIERLFDVGSLNILTGNDKGNAIRGIVNPEIFRECLSKHCNHKAS; encoded by the coding sequence ATGGCTTTTAAATTAAGAGAAAATGAAGAAGTAAAAATGAGTGCAAGCTTTCATTGGTCCGATTATTTAGTGGCCGGCTTTTGGGCTGCCATCTGCACCCCTGGTTTCTTAATGACCGTCATTGAAAAATCCGAACGTGCACCGTCCCCAATGTTATTCGCTCTGATCGCATATAGCCCGATCATTTATAAGTTTATTAAAAACAAATCCAGAAAATATTTGATCACCAACCAAAGGCTTTATATTGAGACAGGAATTCTCACTAAAACTGCGACAGATGTACCTCTGAATAAAATTAACGATATCGCTTTCTCACAGAACTTCATTGAACGACTTTTTGACGTTGGTAGTTTAAATATTCTAACCGGAAATGATAAAGGAAATGCTATTCGAGGAATAGTGAATCCCGAAATCTTTCGAGAATGTTTAAGTAAACACTGCAATCACAAGGCTTCTTAG
- a CDS encoding TonB-dependent receptor, with protein sequence MNLKSLSLLLLLLIAQSSFADDTAGESRLSEKSYLLDSILVEADKDKKEKAYESINSETVISREDLVKGNPRDVSDVLQKVPGVSVIGGGELQNKKIFIRGLDGFRVIQQVDGAQRLESTQEGMAAGISVEPEMLSQIDVQNGADSVSSISGAIGGTIQYKTITPEDILIGKEKVSTKLKISGDSATEGQARSIHSATRINKDSSALVGVTMRNSNKVESGSPNESGDSKETEEAEATRNTFLGKYVRKTGTTKTDVKAEYSDTQSKNASYLAGYGESNSDYRSSTLEAVVNHEQSLTSNFKYEFLSYYNKTDSIKDTHTAFRNSKATLGTVEDRLENAGMKLAGVSIFPLSSDLVLLSKNGIEGIGSRISEDDGTDSPFYGQSSGYDGSVFSENSLSLAEDKVVLMAGARVSKYHRQSDKLSLDTPSKDGDTLSTMVGISYSPVNWMKVSGKYGVSNRAPNVREMYYGTGVPFKCHRPAKECSNSPNPALNEEQAHSKEVSVLFKTPESVDQRRLKVTYFDETISDYVENMPEMYRIENGQRVPAGPANATHREYMNRNLSTVLRHGVEAQAQMDYGNWEFETMYSMIRMECRDCPDMYTATTITEPLFTAPADKFGVAVGYEFPSLNLEIGADAQYVSAQKNLSERYLLAGYGTPSYDVYGFNMRWTPKVREIGQFEVGLGVSNVLDKKYVVHNSPSGTFELGRNYSLSLATIF encoded by the coding sequence GTGAATCTTAAGTCTTTATCTTTGTTACTACTGTTGCTGATCGCGCAATCATCCTTCGCAGACGACACGGCCGGCGAAAGCCGACTGAGCGAAAAGTCCTACCTTCTCGACTCCATTCTCGTCGAAGCAGACAAAGACAAGAAAGAAAAAGCCTACGAGTCCATCAACTCCGAAACCGTGATTTCGCGCGAGGATCTTGTTAAAGGAAATCCACGAGACGTTAGCGATGTCTTGCAAAAGGTCCCCGGGGTTAGCGTTATCGGTGGGGGAGAACTGCAAAACAAGAAAATCTTCATCCGCGGGCTTGATGGATTCCGCGTGATCCAACAAGTCGACGGCGCGCAAAGACTTGAGTCTACGCAAGAGGGAATGGCTGCGGGGATCTCTGTGGAGCCAGAAATGCTTTCGCAAATCGACGTGCAAAATGGCGCGGACTCTGTCAGCTCTATCTCTGGTGCTATCGGCGGGACCATTCAATACAAAACGATCACGCCCGAAGATATTCTGATTGGGAAAGAAAAAGTCTCGACGAAGTTAAAAATCTCCGGAGACTCCGCAACTGAAGGACAGGCGCGTTCCATTCATTCAGCAACTCGCATTAACAAAGACTCATCCGCTCTTGTTGGCGTGACGATGAGAAACTCCAATAAAGTCGAATCTGGTTCGCCCAACGAATCTGGTGACAGCAAAGAAACCGAAGAGGCTGAGGCCACAAGAAACACATTCCTTGGTAAATACGTTCGTAAAACCGGCACGACAAAAACCGACGTGAAGGCCGAGTATTCCGATACGCAAAGCAAGAACGCGTCTTATCTTGCAGGATACGGAGAATCGAATTCTGATTACAGAAGCTCGACTCTCGAAGCGGTCGTGAATCACGAGCAGAGTCTTACTTCCAATTTCAAATACGAATTCTTAAGCTACTACAATAAAACAGATTCCATCAAAGACACGCACACGGCTTTTCGTAATTCTAAGGCGACTTTGGGAACAGTTGAAGATCGTCTTGAGAACGCCGGAATGAAACTCGCGGGAGTCTCCATCTTCCCATTGTCTTCAGATCTTGTGCTTCTCTCGAAAAACGGCATCGAAGGCATCGGAAGTCGTATTTCTGAAGACGACGGAACTGACAGTCCCTTTTACGGTCAATCATCTGGGTACGATGGCAGCGTGTTTTCCGAAAACAGTTTGAGCCTCGCCGAAGACAAAGTCGTGTTGATGGCCGGTGCTCGCGTCAGCAAATATCACCGTCAATCCGACAAGCTCAGCCTCGATACTCCAAGCAAAGACGGCGACACCTTGTCGACAATGGTGGGCATTTCTTATTCTCCGGTGAATTGGATGAAGGTCTCCGGTAAGTACGGTGTTTCTAATCGTGCGCCGAACGTTCGAGAGATGTACTACGGAACAGGGGTGCCATTTAAATGTCATCGTCCTGCCAAAGAATGTTCGAACTCTCCGAATCCAGCTCTCAATGAAGAGCAAGCTCATTCAAAAGAAGTCTCTGTTCTGTTTAAAACTCCAGAGTCTGTCGATCAACGCCGTTTGAAAGTGACGTACTTCGATGAAACGATCAGCGATTATGTCGAGAACATGCCAGAGATGTATCGCATCGAAAACGGGCAGCGTGTTCCTGCGGGACCTGCGAACGCCACTCATCGCGAGTATATGAATCGCAACCTTTCCACGGTTCTTCGCCACGGTGTCGAAGCGCAAGCGCAAATGGATTATGGCAACTGGGAGTTTGAAACGATGTACTCCATGATTCGCATGGAGTGTAGAGACTGTCCTGATATGTACACGGCGACGACCATCACCGAGCCTTTATTTACGGCTCCGGCGGACAAGTTCGGCGTGGCAGTGGGTTATGAATTCCCTTCTTTGAATCTCGAAATTGGCGCTGATGCGCAATACGTGAGCGCGCAAAAGAATCTTTCTGAAAGATATTTGTTGGCGGGCTACGGTACGCCGTCTTACGATGTGTACGGTTTTAACATGCGATGGACGCCGAAAGTTCGCGAAATCGGCCAGTTCGAAGTGGGTCTTGGAGTCAGCAACGTGCTTGATAAAAAGTATGTCGTTCATAACAGTCCTAGCGGTACTTTTGAATTAGGTCGTAATTACAGTCTGTCGCTCGCAACGATATTTTAA
- a CDS encoding DUF4920 domain-containing protein: MRSLLFVLVTVFVLGAFAEKKFGAGAQFSDAVPMSKIMKNPESYVGKEVTVSGLIVDVCAKRGCWMQLTTDYQSEKVRIKVNDGEMVFPLESRGKKAAAKGEFKKMTLTLEQTKSFLQHQAEENKKKFDPASVKEPMVVYQVQATGAVIEE; the protein is encoded by the coding sequence ATGAGAAGTTTACTTTTTGTCCTTGTGACTGTTTTCGTCCTGGGAGCTTTTGCAGAGAAAAAGTTTGGCGCCGGTGCTCAGTTTTCTGACGCCGTTCCTATGTCAAAAATTATGAAAAACCCAGAGTCGTATGTCGGTAAAGAAGTGACGGTGTCGGGTCTGATCGTTGACGTCTGTGCAAAGCGCGGATGCTGGATGCAATTGACGACGGATTATCAAAGCGAAAAAGTCAGAATCAAAGTCAATGACGGCGAAATGGTTTTTCCTCTTGAGTCTCGCGGTAAAAAAGCGGCAGCAAAAGGCGAATTCAAAAAAATGACTTTGACGCTGGAACAGACAAAGTCTTTCTTGCAGCATCAAGCCGAAGAAAATAAAAAGAAATTTGATCCTGCTTCTGTGAAAGAGCCAATGGTTGTCTACCAAGTTCAGGCAACAGGCGCTGTCATCGAGGAGTAA
- a CDS encoding PepSY-associated TM helix domain-containing protein produces the protein MSGSEKNSVDWRKKLFVLNRSFHRDIGYFCVGLILIYAISGIAVNHVDSWNPSYVITRSEHTLKDLPGSAESEEFEKALAKNLGIKTSFRSRVRDSAEEVLFFYEGSRVEWNETKQTAYVETTEKRLGLFFANYLHLNKAKRVWTYVADVFAVLLIYLSLSGLFMVKGANGFGRRGWIFVTAGLVIPIAFYWAYV, from the coding sequence ATGTCGGGTTCTGAGAAGAACAGTGTAGACTGGCGAAAAAAGCTGTTCGTCTTGAACAGATCTTTTCACCGCGATATCGGCTATTTCTGCGTAGGCTTGATCCTTATCTACGCCATTTCGGGAATAGCCGTGAATCACGTCGACTCTTGGAATCCCAGCTATGTTATCACAAGATCCGAACACACACTTAAAGATTTGCCAGGCTCTGCCGAATCTGAAGAATTTGAAAAAGCTCTGGCAAAAAATCTTGGCATCAAAACATCTTTCCGCAGTCGAGTGCGAGATTCCGCGGAAGAAGTGTTGTTCTTCTACGAAGGCTCCAGAGTCGAGTGGAATGAAACCAAACAAACTGCTTATGTTGAAACGACAGAAAAAAGACTCGGTCTGTTTTTCGCGAACTACTTGCACTTAAATAAAGCCAAACGCGTGTGGACATACGTCGCCGATGTCTTCGCTGTTTTATTGATCTACTTAAGTCTTTCGGGCCTTTTCATGGTCAAAGGCGCAAACGGTTTTGGCAGACGCGGATGGATCTTCGTAACCGCCGGCCTTGTGATTCCTATCGCTTTTTATTGGGCCTACGTCTAA
- a CDS encoding ankyrin repeat domain-containing protein, with protein MSAGDWKELYSAALSGNMELVRYHIENDVNPNYQHPEILATPLVAAITAGHTDIALYLLENKADPRLQSFFDEMTPLEAAIKYKNEVVLAHLQKLGVQIETTWFHKLGTWLKRYCWVFSL; from the coding sequence ATGTCCGCTGGTGACTGGAAAGAATTGTACTCTGCTGCGCTGAGTGGAAACATGGAGCTCGTTCGCTATCACATTGAAAACGACGTCAACCCCAACTATCAGCATCCCGAAATTCTAGCGACACCCCTTGTAGCTGCGATCACGGCAGGCCATACCGATATCGCCCTTTACCTTTTGGAAAATAAAGCGGATCCTCGTTTGCAGTCTTTTTTTGACGAGATGACCCCGCTTGAAGCAGCGATAAAATATAAAAACGAAGTCGTGCTGGCCCATCTGCAAAAATTGGGAGTGCAAATAGAAACCACGTGGTTTCACAAGCTGGGAACTTGGCTGAAGCGCTATTGCTGGGTTTTTTCTTTATAG
- a CDS encoding alpha-glucosidase — protein sequence MAPTKKWWKESVVYQVYPRSFMDSNGDGVGDLPGLTSKLDYLKDLGIDVIWICPMYKSPQDDNGYDISDYQDIHAEFGTMQDFDTLLSEVHKRGMKLLIDLVINHTSDEHPWFIESRSSKDNPKRDWYIWRDGKNGKEPNNWESIFGGSAWKYDEKTEQYFMHIFSAKQPDLNWENLEMRQEIYKMIRWWLDKGIDGFRIDAISHAKKEPGLADMPNPKGLEYVPSYDKHMNVPGIQEYITDLCKNTFVHYDIMTTGEANGVSAEHAEEWVGEAQKKFNMLIQFEHVGLWDTNPEKRIDLLKVKEVFGRWQKHLENKGWNALFVENHDVPRIISKWGDAQKYWRESATSIASMYFLMQGTPFIYQGQEIGMTNTVFNGPEDFNDVSAKNHFAIRRKQGARDAEITAELANSSRDNARTPMQWTGEANAGFTTGAPWLKVNPNYKEINVAKQTSDAHSVWSFYKNLIKIRRENPVFIYGRYQLVMKDDTQVYAYTRTLGDSQALVISNLSDKAAQFNEPGMSLKSKNLLLANYDVSEHQEATSFALRPYETRIYRIK from the coding sequence ATGGCGCCAACGAAAAAATGGTGGAAAGAGTCCGTTGTATATCAAGTGTATCCGCGCAGCTTTATGGATTCCAATGGCGACGGTGTTGGCGATCTTCCGGGCCTCACTTCCAAGCTGGATTATCTCAAGGACCTGGGAATTGATGTTATCTGGATTTGTCCTATGTATAAATCTCCTCAGGACGACAATGGTTATGACATCAGTGACTATCAGGATATCCATGCTGAGTTCGGAACGATGCAAGACTTCGACACACTTTTAAGCGAAGTTCACAAGCGTGGCATGAAACTCTTGATTGATCTCGTGATCAATCACACCAGCGATGAGCACCCTTGGTTTATTGAATCTCGTTCTTCCAAAGACAATCCCAAGCGCGATTGGTACATCTGGCGCGACGGCAAAAATGGCAAAGAGCCGAATAATTGGGAAAGTATTTTTGGCGGCTCGGCATGGAAGTACGATGAAAAAACCGAGCAGTACTTCATGCATATCTTTTCTGCCAAGCAACCGGATCTCAATTGGGAGAATCTGGAGATGCGTCAGGAAATTTACAAAATGATCCGCTGGTGGTTGGATAAAGGCATCGACGGCTTTCGCATCGATGCCATCAGCCACGCGAAAAAAGAGCCTGGCCTTGCCGACATGCCGAATCCCAAAGGGCTTGAGTATGTGCCTTCCTATGACAAACACATGAACGTGCCTGGCATTCAGGAGTACATCACAGATCTTTGTAAAAACACTTTCGTTCACTACGACATCATGACAACCGGGGAAGCCAATGGTGTGTCAGCCGAACATGCCGAAGAGTGGGTTGGTGAAGCGCAAAAGAAATTCAACATGTTGATTCAGTTTGAGCATGTCGGCTTATGGGACACGAACCCTGAAAAACGTATTGATCTTCTTAAAGTGAAAGAGGTCTTTGGACGCTGGCAAAAGCATCTTGAAAACAAAGGCTGGAATGCCTTGTTCGTCGAAAACCATGACGTTCCCAGAATCATCTCGAAGTGGGGAGATGCGCAAAAGTATTGGCGCGAAAGTGCGACGTCCATTGCTTCGATGTATTTCCTTATGCAGGGCACGCCGTTTATTTATCAAGGTCAAGAGATTGGCATGACAAACACTGTTTTCAACGGGCCCGAGGATTTTAACGACGTATCGGCAAAAAATCATTTTGCGATTCGCAGAAAGCAGGGAGCTCGTGACGCTGAAATCACAGCTGAGCTTGCGAACTCTTCGCGCGACAATGCGCGCACACCGATGCAGTGGACAGGCGAAGCTAACGCGGGATTCACGACAGGTGCACCGTGGCTGAAGGTGAATCCGAATTATAAAGAAATCAACGTGGCCAAACAAACTTCGGACGCTCACTCTGTATGGAGTTTCTATAAGAACCTGATTAAGATTCGTCGCGAAAATCCAGTGTTTATTTATGGACGCTATCAGCTTGTGATGAAAGACGACACGCAAGTTTATGCGTACACACGCACTTTAGGCGACAGCCAAGCGCTTGTGATAAGCAACCTTTCCGATAAGGCCGCCCAATTTAACGAGCCAGGGATGAGCTTAAAGTCCAAGAATTTATTACTGGCAAACTACGACGTTTCCGAACACCAGGAGGCGACGTCATTTGCACTTCGTCCTTATGAAACTCGCATATACAGAATAAAATAA